Proteins found in one Quercus robur chromosome 2, dhQueRobu3.1, whole genome shotgun sequence genomic segment:
- the LOC126712624 gene encoding probable inorganic phosphate transporter 1-9: MALKVLSALDLARTQFYHFKAIIITGMGLFTDAYDLFSIPLVMRFIGRIFYEKRAQPDKYVTPPMVVSIMAAIALVGTVIGQAVFGRLGDLVGRRRVYGIALMIMVLSSIGCGFSVCTTRSCVLVSLGLFRFILGFGVGGDYPLSATIMSEYANKRTRGCFIAAVFSMQGFGILVASVVTMVVCAIFNRAAKGAPKDPTPKEADIAWRLILMLGAIPAGLTFYWRMKMPETPRYTALVERNIIQAAMDMENVMEVPMSQIVEDELLPPSPLPYPLLSKQFFRLHGRDLFSCCFTWFLVDIVFYSSNFFQSRIYLEENGDKNVYQDVFEAAKLQAIIALCSTIPGYFFSVYFIDKVGRVKIQMMGFSLMALVFLVLGITYDNYRDVELNDLKNKTSFLVLYGLTFFFANFGPNTTTFIVPAGLFPARFRSTCHGISGAIGKVGAIIGSVGFVWASDGEKTRGMTVSLILIILAGVCLLGMAITFFFTHETMGRSLEENENDD; encoded by the exons ATGGCGTTAAAAGTTCTTTCCGCCCTTGACCTTGCAAGAACTCAGTTTTACCATTTCAAGGCCATCATCATAACGGGCATGGGCCTCTTCACTGACGCCTATGACCTCTTCAGTATCCCTTTGGTTATGAGGTTCATCGGACGAATTTTCTACGAGAAGAGGGCCCAGCCTGACAAGTATGTGACCCCACCCATGGTTGTGTCCATCATGGCGGCCATCGCTCTTGTGGGTACCGTGATTGGTCAAGCAGTATTCGGCAGGCTCGGTGATCTAGTCGGTAGGCGCCGCGTGTATGGGATCGCGTTGATGATCATGGTGCTGAGTTCCATTGGATGTGGGTTCTCTGTATGCACCACAAGAAGTTGTGTTCTAGTGAGTTTGGGGTTGTTCAGGTTCATTCTGGGCTTCGGGGTTGGTGGGGACTATCCCTTGTCGGCTACAATTATGTCGGAGTATGCTAACAAGAGGACACGTGGTTGTTTTATAGCTGCTGTGTTTTCGATGCAGGGCTTTGGGATCTTGGTTGCTTCGGTGGTCACGATGGTCGTTTGTGCAATATTTAACCGCGCAGCTAAGGGAGCACCAAAAGATCCGACGCCTAAGGAGGCAGATATTGCGTGGAGGTTGATACTGATGCTTGGTGCAATTCCGGCTGGGTTAACATTTTACTGGCGAATGAAGATGCCCGAAACTCCCAG ATATACAGCTTTGGTGGAACGAAATATTATCCAAGCGGCAATGGATATGGAGAATGTGATGGAAGTTCCAATGAGTCAAATTGTGGAAGATGAGCTACTACCACCTTCTCCACTACCTTATCCCCTCCTCTCCAAGCAATTTTTTCGCCTCCATGGCCGTGATTTATTCTCCTGCTGCTTCACATGGTTCCTTGTTGATATTGTTTTTTACAGTAGCAATTTCTTCCAGTCTCGTATATATCTTGAGGAGAATGGAGACAAGAATGTCTATCAAGATGTTTTTGAAGCTGCAAAACTCCAAGCAATTATCGCACTTTGTTCTACAATTCCAGGCTATTTTTTCAGTGTTTATTTCATTGACAAGGTTGGAAGAGTCAAAATCCAAATGATGGGTTTTTCCTTGATGGCATTGGTTTTCTTAGTACTTGGGATAACCTATGACAATTATCGGGACGTTGAATTGAATgaccttaaaaataaaacaagctTTTTAGTCCTTTATGGCCTCACCTTTTTCTTCGCAAATTTTGGACCGAACACAACCACTTTTATAGTACCAGCAGGGCTTTTTCCAGCAAGATTTAGATCAACTTGTCATGGCATATCTGGTGCTATTGGGAAGGTAGGGGCAATTATTGGTTCGGTAGGATTTGTCTGGGCTTCAGATGGGGAAAAAACACGTGGAATGACTGTCTCATTGATATTGATAATACTTGCTGGAGTTTGTTTGTTGGGGATGgcaattacattttttttcactcATGAAACTATGGGAAGATCGTTAGAGGAGAATGAGAATGATGATTAA